The Anabaena sp. WA102 genome contains a region encoding:
- a CDS encoding alpha-ketoglutarate-dependent dioxygenase AlkB family protein: MSSKQTTNFVQGDLFSGFDAIGHTATNNTRKQILSLPDGEVTFYPNFFTKQESDDFFQVLHSDIKWRQDRMNIYGKVVDVPRKTAWYGNKGNSYKFSGIHFDPEPWTPTLLLIKEQIERIVESQFNSVLLNLYRDGNDGMSWHTDAEKELGKNPVIASVNFGGTRRFMFRHKNNKDLKAEVELTHGSFLLMAGETQHFWQHQIPKTSKKVEPRINLTFRVIVPV; the protein is encoded by the coding sequence ATTTTCTGGGTTTGATGCTATTGGTCATACAGCGACTAATAACACAAGGAAACAAATACTATCTTTACCAGATGGGGAAGTTACTTTTTACCCTAATTTCTTCACAAAGCAAGAGAGCGATGACTTTTTTCAAGTTCTGCATAGTGATATTAAATGGCGACAAGATAGAATGAATATCTATGGTAAGGTAGTAGATGTACCAAGAAAGACAGCTTGGTATGGAAATAAAGGTAATTCATATAAATTTTCAGGTATTCATTTCGATCCTGAACCTTGGACACCAACTTTGCTACTAATAAAAGAGCAAATTGAGAGAATTGTAGAATCTCAATTCAATAGCGTTTTGCTCAATCTTTATCGTGATGGAAATGATGGAATGTCTTGGCATACAGATGCGGAAAAAGAGCTAGGTAAAAATCCTGTGATTGCTTCTGTTAATTTTGGTGGTACGAGAAGGTTTATGTTTAGGCATAAGAACAACAAAGATTTGAAAGCAGAAGTTGAGTTAACACATGGTAGTTTTTTGTTAATGGCTGGTGAAACGCAGCATTTTTGGCAGCATCAAATTCCTAAGACATCGAAGAAAGTTGAACCTAGAATAAACTTGACTTTCAGAGTAATTGTTCCTGTCTAA